The Pelodiscus sinensis isolate JC-2024 chromosome 30, ASM4963464v1, whole genome shotgun sequence genome has a window encoding:
- the LOC142821040 gene encoding olfactory receptor 10D3-like translates to MGLDNRTHVTHFILLGIPNTEGFETILFFTFLAFYLCTLLGNLLIFSAVLVDPLLHTPMYFFLCNLAVLDMGISSLSVPKLLASLWFQDKVISLGGCMSQVFTAHFLGSTDCLLYTVMAFDRYVAICHPLRYLLIMNRKVCALLAAGSWIASSFHATIVTTLTFTLPYCGSNVIDYFFCDIFTVAKLACGDTYILETVVFTNTGVVPMTCFVLILASYVRIVFCILKMNAGEGRRKATSTCASHLVVVTMFFGPCALIYTQPQLSKVLVTPVNIFGNLITPMVNPAIYTLRNKEVKAALRKLRGGSDTCTLMCSRCRSSM, encoded by the coding sequence ATGGGACTGGACAACCGCACCCACGTGACTCATTTCATCCTCTTAGGGATCCCCAACACTGAGGGCTTCGAGACCATCCTCTTCTTCACCTTCTTAGCCTTCTACCTCTGCACCCTGCTGGGCAACCTGCTCATCTTCTCAGCCGTCCTCGTtgaccccctcctgcacacccccatgtacttcttcctctgcAACCTCGCCGTGCTGGACATGGGCATCTCTTCCCTCAGCGTCCCCAAATTGCTGGCCAGCCTCTGGTTCCAGGATAAGGTCATCTCGCTGGGCGGGTGCATGTCCCAGGTCTTCACTGCTCACTTCCTGGGTAGCACGGACTGCCTGCTGTACACCGTCATGGCCTTTGAccggtacgtggccatctgccacccgctgCGCTACCTGCTCATCATGAACCGCAAGGTGTGTGCCCTCCTAGCCGCCGGCAGCTGGATCGCCAGCTCCTTCCACGCCACCATCGTCACCACCCTGACCTTCACGCTGCCCTACTGTGGGTCCAACGTGATAGACTATTTCTTTTGTGACATCTTCACTGTGGCCAAGCTGGCCTGCGGGGACACGTACATCTTGGAGACCGTGGTCTTCACTAATACTGGGGTGGTGCCCATGACCTGCTTCGTCCTCATCCTCGCCTCCTACGTCAGGATCGTCTTCTGCATCCTGAAGATGAACGCGGGTGAAGGGCGGCGCAAAGCGACCTCCACTTGCGCCTCCCATCTGGTGGTGGTGACCATGTTCTTCGGGCCCTGCGCTTTGATCTACACTCAGCCACAGCTGAGCAAAGTGCTGGTGACCCCTGTGAACATTTTTGGCAACTTGATCACGCCCATGGTGAACCCGGCCATCTACACGCTGCGCAACAAGGAGGTGAAAGCGGCTCTGAGAAAACTGCGAGGGGGGTCAGACACCTGCACGTTGATGTGCAGCAGATGCAGGAGTAGCATGTGA